From Streptomyces sp. NBC_01754, a single genomic window includes:
- a CDS encoding transcriptional regulator yields the protein MRPTAAVRPPASAPAVLSPMLQRLAAERATGALIRDHGTLYLADGQVVHAESPATPGIDVLLTTGGALRSEGWWDAIAQAGAGQRVGRYLVDSGRVPGGALELCHLGALYDAAFFALAPTGTPARFRYGVSHWIGSVRPVPVAAVQRETLRRRELLDHVWPDARTDSAPLTLTARPLDTPVPARRRRVLDLVDGVRTATDIAQELGRSAFHTLVDLRRLAAAGLVETVHPASSGPDHAAGRIAFPEVTADPDVALLRRLRDALEAL from the coding sequence ATGAGACCCACCGCGGCCGTCCGGCCCCCGGCGTCCGCCCCGGCCGTGCTCTCCCCGATGCTCCAGCGGCTCGCGGCGGAACGCGCCACCGGAGCCCTGATACGCGACCACGGCACCCTCTACCTCGCCGACGGGCAGGTCGTGCACGCCGAGAGCCCCGCCACCCCGGGCATCGACGTCCTGCTCACCACCGGCGGCGCGTTACGCAGCGAGGGCTGGTGGGACGCGATCGCCCAGGCGGGCGCCGGACAACGCGTCGGCCGCTACCTCGTGGACAGCGGACGGGTGCCCGGCGGAGCGCTGGAACTCTGCCATCTGGGCGCGCTGTACGACGCGGCCTTCTTCGCCCTCGCCCCGACCGGCACCCCGGCCCGCTTCCGGTACGGGGTGTCCCACTGGATCGGCTCCGTCCGCCCCGTCCCCGTGGCCGCCGTACAGCGCGAGACGCTCCGGCGCCGGGAACTGCTGGACCACGTCTGGCCCGACGCCCGCACCGACAGCGCCCCGCTCACCCTTACGGCCCGGCCCCTCGACACGCCGGTGCCCGCGCGCCGGCGCCGCGTCCTGGACCTGGTGGACGGCGTGCGTACGGCCACGGACATCGCCCAGGAGCTGGGCCGCTCGGCCTTCCACACCCTGGTCGACCTGCGGCGGCTCGCTGCGGCCGGGCTCGTCGAAACGGTTCACCCCGCCTCCTCCGGGCCGGACCACGCGGCCGGCCGGATCGCCTTCCCCGAGGTCACGGCCGATCCCGACGTCGCCCTGCTGCGCCGGCTCCGAGACGCGTTGGAGGCCCTGTGA
- a CDS encoding roadblock/LC7 domain-containing protein: MVPEAEAQDVLDELRRLRARVPLLTGALAAGTDGLVVAQDTPGIEAEGVAALTAAALGVAVRMTDATGRGGFRELLVRGGSGYIATYAAGSSAVLTLLAEDRINVGRLHLEGRRSGSRIGAVVDAVLERAERPAPPQGPARTGALPRRPAPDTR; this comes from the coding sequence ATGGTGCCAGAGGCCGAAGCGCAGGACGTCCTCGACGAGCTCCGGCGGTTACGGGCCCGGGTACCGCTCCTGACCGGTGCGCTGGCCGCCGGCACCGACGGACTGGTCGTCGCCCAGGACACCCCGGGCATCGAGGCCGAGGGCGTCGCCGCCCTCACCGCGGCCGCCCTCGGGGTGGCGGTCCGCATGACGGACGCCACCGGGCGCGGCGGCTTCCGCGAACTGCTGGTCCGCGGCGGCAGCGGCTACATCGCCACCTACGCGGCGGGCTCCTCCGCCGTCCTGACCCTGCTCGCCGAGGACCGCATCAACGTCGGCCGACTCCATCTGGAGGGCCGCCGCTCCGGCTCCCGGATCGGCGCGGTCGTCGACGCCGTCCTGGAGCGCGCCGAACGCCCCGCTCCCCCGCAGGGCCCCGCCCGGACCGGGGCCCTGCCCCGGCGCCCCGCACCGGACACCCGCTGA
- a CDS encoding MurR/RpiR family transcriptional regulator, which produces MSGSSPAARLQALFEGRRLTPTQRRIAHSMVRRAADAPFLSSVELAELAGVSQPSVTRFAVALGFDGYPALRKQLREVAPAEGEGEAEAPAYNEYQQAVLAEIENLRQLVGLLADTGPVGRAGRLLAGSRPLPVLGLRAASSQARGFGYFAAKVHPDVRVLDEGGSMLHDRIDAARRAGADALICFALPRHPREVVDALGYAREQGLTVVTVADSAFAPVAEHSDLLIPAAVGTGLAFDTACAPMLLGRVLLEAMCDGLPEAQARLEEFDARAAARALFAE; this is translated from the coding sequence ATGAGCGGGAGCAGCCCGGCCGCACGGTTGCAGGCGCTCTTCGAGGGGCGCAGGCTCACGCCCACCCAGCGGCGGATCGCGCACTCCATGGTGCGCAGGGCGGCCGACGCCCCCTTCCTGTCCAGCGTGGAACTGGCCGAGCTGGCCGGGGTGAGTCAGCCCTCGGTCACCCGGTTCGCCGTGGCGCTCGGCTTCGACGGCTATCCCGCGCTGCGCAAGCAGCTGCGCGAGGTGGCGCCCGCCGAGGGGGAGGGAGAGGCGGAGGCCCCCGCGTACAACGAGTACCAGCAGGCCGTTCTGGCCGAGATCGAGAATCTGCGGCAGCTGGTGGGGCTGCTCGCCGACACCGGGCCCGTGGGGCGTGCCGGACGGCTGCTGGCAGGGTCCCGTCCGTTGCCGGTGCTCGGGCTGCGGGCCGCGTCCTCGCAGGCACGGGGTTTCGGGTACTTCGCCGCCAAGGTGCACCCCGACGTACGGGTGCTCGACGAGGGCGGCAGCATGCTGCACGACCGCATCGACGCCGCCCGGCGGGCGGGGGCGGACGCGCTGATCTGCTTCGCGCTGCCCCGCCATCCCCGCGAGGTCGTGGACGCCCTCGGCTACGCGCGGGAACAGGGCCTGACGGTGGTGACGGTGGCGGACTCGGCGTTCGCCCCGGTCGCCGAGCACAGCGACCTGCTGATCCCGGCCGCCGTGGGGACGGGCCTCGCCTTCGACACCGCGTGCGCCCCGATGCTGCTCGGGCGGGTGCTGCTGGAGGCGATGTGCGACGGGCTGCCCGAGGCCCAGGCGCGGCTGGAGGAGTTCGACGCGAGGGCGGCGGCACGGGCACTCTTCGCCGAGTGA